In the Drosophila virilis strain 15010-1051.87 chromosome 4, Dvir_AGI_RSII-ME, whole genome shotgun sequence genome, GTTGTCGCTTTAGAATCCTTGCCCTAGCGCCTTATGGTGAATGCGTTGAAATTGTATGTGGGAATTGGCTCGTTGGGCGTAAAAACGGCTTTTTCGATTATGGAACGTGGACTGCCCTTGTGCTGTAGCCACAAGCGCCTGCAaagattaatttaaattaatttatataaatattgagcAGCGGTAGTACTCACATTTCAGATATCATATCCTGAGGTCCCTCCATGATGCCTTTGACAGTGCCTTCTTTGGTATTCATGCACCAGCCATTGAGACCCAACTGCTTGGCCTTGATTTGTGTGTGCTTAGAGCCCAAAGATGCTGTTTAAAATCGGCTCCAATGGATAAATTTAAACTTACCTTACGAAAATATACGCCTACGTTTTGAGTGTTAGAAATTGTTGCATTTAAGTGTATTATTCAACACTTACCTTGCACACGGCCAAAGATCTCGAACATTGTGCTATAGATCTTCTTCTCGCTGCCCATATTTTTAGCTAATATTTCAGTGGGCAATTTCGATTCGACTTTCTTCGATTGCTTAATTTTGGTATCCATTATTAACAGTTCTTGAACattgaaaaccaaaaagaaaaaatttctagatgctatatatatttttcaaaaattgttaacTACTACgcttgttatttgttttactggAATGATTAGGTGTATAAGGAGAAGCTCGTAGCTAATgttgattttcaaaatttgacaACGTTTTCTCAACATGCTCTTTGATTTATTGAATATGATTCAACTGGCTCTATACTGGCTTTAAGTATTTTATGTAGATAACTTTGCAAGTTCAACTTTGCAAGAACTTGGACTTAGTTCAATCGTTGTGAAAGGAGAAAAATCGCTCGAAAATAGAGCTTGTGTGTCAGGGTATTTTCTCTTCGGTATGTCATTATAAATTAATGTGAAATGCGTTTGGTTTTCTCGCAGTGTATTGCAGCTCTTATAGTTAACCTTTGACAGGCTTTGTTGTGGCATAAAACGTGCAAATGTGATCTCAATTTACGGAATAGCACTTGTAGTTAATGTGCGTGGATAAATTGTCTGGTTAAACTTGATGTTTTTCCAGCATAAGtgcaattgaaaataatgccacattaaaaatacataatgtTTCATCTGACTGTTTGGTGATTGCAATTTGCTCAAAAGATCATCAGATTTCCGCACTTGTAAGAGCTCAGCAAGGAGCTATGCTGATGCCTCCCTCCCTCTttatctccctctctctctctctctctctctctctctctcggtctCTCTGGGTCTCTGTGCTGACAGCTATTTCTGGCTGCTTCACTTTTAGCGCTTCCGGTTCGTTAAGTTTAACGGTCGAAGCTGCTGCGCACTGCTGGCCACAGGAGagaatgaaaaaataaactgaaaaacAGGATATGCGAGTGGCAAAAGGTAGTCGATGGGTATGGGGAGCTACTTGCTACTTGGACGCTTCAGTGGAAACTTCAATAAAACGTTTGACGCTGCAGGCGAACTGACATTTTCCATTAAGTGCAGACAGCTCGCAGTTTTTTCGGGCTGGAAGGCCAACGTTTCTGGCCAAGTTTTATGGTAGAAAATGATGTTCGACTTGGACTGTTGATGATGCTGTGCGTGCACAGCTCTTGGGCGCTGTGTGTGAGGTGCCTTTCTAATGCTCTTATTTCAATGTGTCTCTTTTGCTACTGCTGGTAGCTGCTGTTTATAGCCAGCTTTTAGGCGCAAACAGCACGCACATTAATTAAAGCTGAAGCCGGAGTCaaagttgcagctgctgttgctgctgctgcgctgtttttggccaagttttttggccaaaacatCAAAGTGTCATCAACAGGCAGCACTCGCCGGAACTGCACTTCCGCTTTTGACAAGGCACAAGGAGCCGCCAGGACAACGATGGCCAGGACAACGACAAGCACTGACATTGTGGCTGTCCGTTGCCCGGT is a window encoding:
- the LOC6628490 gene encoding acylphosphatase-2 produces the protein MDTKIKQSKKVESKLPTEILAKNMGSEKKIYSTMFEIFGRVQGVYFRKHTQIKAKQLGLNGWCMNTKEGTVKGIMEGPQDMISEMRLWLQHKGSPRSIIEKAVFTPNEPIPTYNFNAFTIRR